Proteins co-encoded in one Desulfitobacterium hafniense DCB-2 genomic window:
- a CDS encoding FAD-binding protein — MSEKDGKTNSKNLSRRDFLRNTGILAGGAVLGTGLLAGCSEGAAKDTPAPAGEAWDYEADVIVCGTGPAGLACAAAAAEAGVSVIAIDSNDKIGGKGILAGGNLGIGGGTRMQIAAGFEETAEIIYEDRTVPNLRTDKTMVVETVDGREVEMGQWRKISGAEDGEGMARAFADNSLDTWNWLDIMGVPFIKANVSQMAAVYRGSRYYTTTSPRLVDRENGKDGDMQAGGAGLCWPIYDTAVDNGAQFILSCKMTKILRAEGDRAGRVIGIEATLDGKTVRMKGNKAVFLGTGSWKGSTKLKQLFLPWLTKYPHISGEPYVWNDGNGIEAALDAGASLSTDRGSDWHGWHRHPGTLWHSIKMPFGLPGTAEPLDSECIYVNTEGKRFMNEEIGEDNPAWVGGSKPFYFAQLCAAQTTDKDGPVVWIILDEASRAKQELKFIVGETVEDFMYGTADTLEELAAAIKVPADALVASVTRYNELVDKGADEDFAKRHLNAKIAAPPFHAVKWGIQKHNTLGGVTINAKAQVVDWDLEPIPGLYAAGESAGNMDLIGLAKPIVFGRIAGMTIAHEE; from the coding sequence ATGTCAGAAAAAGATGGGAAAACCAATAGTAAAAACCTTTCCCGAAGAGATTTTTTACGCAATACCGGTATACTTGCAGGAGGTGCTGTTCTTGGTACAGGTCTCTTAGCCGGATGCTCGGAAGGTGCAGCAAAAGATACTCCAGCTCCGGCTGGTGAGGCGTGGGATTATGAGGCCGACGTCATCGTCTGCGGTACGGGCCCGGCCGGCCTCGCCTGCGCAGCGGCGGCAGCCGAAGCCGGGGTGAGCGTCATCGCCATTGATTCCAATGACAAGATAGGCGGCAAGGGCATCCTGGCGGGCGGCAACCTGGGTATCGGCGGCGGCACCCGGATGCAGATCGCAGCCGGTTTCGAGGAAACAGCGGAAATTATCTATGAGGACCGCACCGTCCCCAACCTGCGTACCGACAAGACCATGGTCGTTGAGACCGTGGATGGCCGCGAAGTGGAGATGGGCCAATGGCGCAAAATCTCAGGCGCTGAAGATGGCGAGGGCATGGCCCGTGCTTTCGCGGACAACAGCCTGGACACCTGGAACTGGCTCGACATTATGGGCGTTCCATTTATTAAGGCCAATGTCAGTCAGATGGCGGCAGTCTATCGCGGTTCGCGCTACTACACTACCACAAGCCCCCGTCTCGTGGATCGCGAGAATGGCAAAGACGGCGACATGCAGGCAGGCGGCGCCGGTCTGTGCTGGCCGATCTATGACACGGCGGTGGACAACGGCGCCCAGTTTATCCTGAGCTGCAAGATGACCAAGATCCTGCGTGCCGAGGGCGACCGTGCCGGCCGCGTCATCGGTATCGAGGCCACCCTTGACGGCAAGACCGTCCGCATGAAAGGCAACAAAGCTGTCTTCCTCGGCACCGGCAGCTGGAAGGGCTCCACGAAACTCAAACAGCTCTTCCTCCCCTGGCTCACCAAATACCCGCATATCAGCGGCGAGCCCTATGTGTGGAATGACGGCAACGGCATCGAAGCTGCCCTCGACGCCGGAGCATCGCTGTCCACTGACCGCGGCAGCGACTGGCACGGCTGGCACCGCCACCCCGGCACACTCTGGCACAGCATCAAAATGCCCTTCGGCCTGCCCGGCACCGCCGAACCTCTCGACAGTGAGTGCATATACGTCAACACCGAGGGTAAGCGCTTTATGAATGAAGAGATCGGCGAAGACAACCCGGCCTGGGTAGGCGGCTCGAAACCTTTCTATTTCGCTCAGCTTTGCGCCGCCCAGACCACGGATAAGGACGGCCCGGTGGTCTGGATTATTCTCGACGAGGCCTCCCGGGCCAAACAAGAACTTAAGTTCATTGTCGGTGAGACCGTCGAGGACTTCATGTACGGCACCGCCGACACACTTGAAGAGCTGGCAGCCGCCATTAAAGTGCCTGCCGATGCTTTGGTGGCCTCAGTGACCCGCTATAACGAGCTCGTGGACAAAGGTGCGGATGAAGATTTTGCGAAGAGACACCTTAACGCTAAGATCGCTGCCCCACCCTTCCACGCTGTTAAATGGGGGATCCAGAAGCACAACACCCTGGGCGGCGTGACCATCAACGCCAAGGCTCAGGTGGTCGACTGGGATCTGGAGCCCATCCCCGGCCTATATGCTGCCGGCGAAAGCGCGGGCAACATGGATCTCATCGGCCTGGCCAAACCCATCGTGTTTGGGCGCATTGCCGGCATGACCATTGCACATGAGGAGTAG